One segment of Cerasicoccus sp. TK19100 DNA contains the following:
- a CDS encoding TolC family protein: MSRFFLPAFSAYFERFSSYLVNQAAGIIRVQQSGLSMATMRIAQSNHNPKRQNWIKITPALFVSFCACNAAFADDPLKPETLPETPMESETTGADFSSDFGRAALDAWNESPQSYPDYVEGLEADYDILELVRQSPLVMDIDADIAPMHLTLRQSVDLALEKNLGLSITRYSPGISLDAITVAEASFDPTINASLTAGEDAFPPSTSLAGVISGRAVNADQQFNVSVDKRFSLGTEVSVGTRLNRATTNSSNALLNPDFSSRLGVTLRQPLLAGFGEAVNLASVTRAQIGLRASRLEVRREVLDLIADVEIAYWNLAAARQRQALFLSNLRLAKSLLEENTERERVGLATRLEVLQAEASLAARSEDVILAQEAADNAEDRLRSVLGILYSERLNPIDVEPLPDNDPMLPEFRDSVTGALASDMESQIQLELIDQLEVDRRVANNSTLPDLDLFAGGGVLGREQSATDSYQSAFESRGYDWNVGLEFSMPWGMRAEEARLRTSTRNIYRAETRLAEIQQELMRRLRLAWRSIASGRERLATTRASLRLNMESFEQERARYDAGLSNFRNVLEAQRDYDDAKLRHLAALYDLREAVVLLARLDGRLLSRHGFDWQEIDNETQTPPDPVKPLSQDRWPAPEFNTFNHEPATLPASYGQSPNALSETYEGALTEQ; encoded by the coding sequence ATGTCCCGTTTTTTCCTGCCAGCTTTCTCTGCCTACTTTGAGCGCTTTTCATCCTACCTGGTTAATCAGGCCGCGGGGATTATTCGTGTCCAACAAAGCGGCTTGAGCATGGCGACCATGCGCATCGCCCAATCCAACCATAACCCCAAAAGGCAAAATTGGATAAAAATCACGCCTGCACTTTTTGTTAGTTTTTGCGCGTGTAATGCGGCGTTTGCCGATGATCCGCTTAAGCCCGAGACGCTTCCTGAGACACCGATGGAGAGTGAGACCACTGGTGCCGATTTTTCATCTGACTTTGGTCGCGCTGCGCTCGATGCCTGGAATGAATCGCCGCAATCTTATCCGGATTACGTCGAAGGCCTGGAGGCGGATTACGACATTCTTGAACTCGTACGACAAAGCCCGCTGGTCATGGATATCGACGCCGACATCGCCCCCATGCATCTCACGCTGCGGCAGTCCGTGGATCTGGCACTTGAAAAAAATCTCGGCCTAAGCATTACCCGTTATTCCCCTGGCATTTCGCTTGATGCAATCACGGTTGCCGAGGCATCATTTGACCCAACGATCAACGCCTCACTCACAGCGGGCGAGGATGCGTTTCCGCCCTCCACTTCGTTGGCTGGCGTCATTTCCGGCCGCGCAGTGAACGCCGACCAGCAGTTCAATGTCAGCGTCGACAAACGCTTTTCGCTGGGCACCGAGGTCTCGGTCGGCACACGCCTGAACCGCGCCACGACCAACTCCAGCAACGCCCTGTTGAACCCGGATTTCTCTTCGCGCCTGGGCGTCACCTTGCGCCAGCCGCTGCTCGCGGGCTTTGGCGAGGCGGTCAATCTGGCCTCCGTTACCCGGGCACAAATTGGCCTGCGCGCCAGCCGCCTGGAAGTCCGCCGCGAAGTGCTGGACCTGATTGCGGATGTGGAGATCGCGTATTGGAATCTGGCGGCGGCGCGCCAACGCCAAGCTTTGTTTTTGTCCAACCTGCGTCTCGCCAAGTCTTTATTAGAGGAGAATACCGAGCGTGAACGCGTGGGCCTGGCGACCCGCTTGGAAGTCCTTCAGGCCGAGGCATCACTGGCCGCGCGCAGCGAAGATGTGATTCTCGCGCAGGAAGCCGCAGACAATGCCGAAGACCGGCTCCGCTCAGTCCTGGGGATTTTATATTCCGAGAGACTGAACCCGATCGACGTCGAGCCCCTACCCGATAACGACCCGATGCTGCCCGAGTTTCGCGACAGCGTGACGGGGGCCCTCGCCAGCGACATGGAAAGCCAGATCCAGTTGGAACTGATTGACCAACTGGAGGTCGACCGCCGCGTGGCGAACAACAGCACCCTCCCCGATCTCGATCTCTTTGCCGGTGGTGGCGTGCTGGGCCGCGAACAAAGTGCGACAGACTCCTATCAAAGCGCCTTCGAGTCGCGCGGCTACGACTGGAACGTTGGCCTGGAGTTCTCCATGCCCTGGGGCATGCGCGCCGAGGAAGCCCGTTTGCGTACATCCACGCGAAACATCTATCGAGCCGAAACCCGGTTGGCAGAAATTCAACAAGAGCTGATGCGCCGTCTGCGCCTGGCCTGGCGCTCCATCGCCTCAGGGCGCGAACGGCTGGCCACCACGCGCGCCTCACTGCGGCTCAACATGGAAAGCTTTGAGCAAGAGCGCGCACGCTACGATGCGGGCTTGTCCAACTTCCGCAATGTGTTGGAAGCGCAGCGTGACTACGACGACGCCAAGCTCCGCCACCTCGCCGCACTGTATGACCTCCGCGAAGCCGTGGTGCTGCTCGCCCGCCTTGATGGGCGCCTGCTCTCGCGCCATGGGTTTGACTGGCAGGAGATCGACAACGAAACGCAAACGCCGCCCGATCCCGTAAAACCGCTCAGCCAGGACCGCTGGCCGGCACCCGAATTTAACACCTTTAACCATGAGCCGGCGACGCTGCCCGCGAGCTACGGCCAATCACCCAATGCACTTTCCGAAACTTACGAAGGCGCCCTGACCGAACAATGA
- the tsaE gene encoding tRNA (adenosine(37)-N6)-threonylcarbamoyltransferase complex ATPase subunit type 1 TsaE produces the protein MDDLLTQISNGVITRTPEDTEALARQLAELLPANSTIALTGDLGAGKSTFVRGLARAWGITQPVTSPTYNLLNVYQGKRQLLHLDAYRLDNPDAAEDLLIEDLQREPWVLAIEWPQKVPSYWLDHAWQLHLSISGEDRCIALNSRPSPNH, from the coding sequence ATGGACGATTTACTCACTCAAATATCAAACGGCGTCATCACCCGCACGCCGGAAGACACCGAGGCCCTCGCGCGCCAACTGGCCGAGCTGCTCCCCGCCAATAGCACCATCGCGCTCACCGGTGACTTGGGGGCGGGCAAAAGCACCTTCGTTCGTGGCCTGGCGCGCGCGTGGGGTATCACCCAGCCAGTTACCAGCCCGACGTACAACCTGCTTAACGTCTATCAAGGTAAGCGCCAGCTACTGCACCTCGACGCCTACCGGCTGGACAATCCAGATGCCGCCGAAGACTTGCTGATCGAAGACCTCCAGCGTGAACCGTGGGTACTCGCCATCGAATGGCCGCAAAAGGTGCCAAGTTATTGGCTGGATCACGCGTGGCAGTTGCACTTGAGCATTTCCGGCGAAGATCGCTGCATAGCCTTAAACTCTCGGCCATCTCCCAACCATTAA